A region of Esox lucius isolate fEsoLuc1 chromosome 3, fEsoLuc1.pri, whole genome shotgun sequence DNA encodes the following proteins:
- the aire gene encoding autoimmune regulator, whose protein sequence is MSRVEAFGDFDARSKLKEFRTDISMAIDDPFPLLYGLLDNDIISDQLLKDTLEREAREGIHKAMYSLLSWLLDQSRTAIQAFWTNAAKSYNRDRYPRLQALLTKIQPCREVVGSKQGKRSPGGPRGSQSRKRSLGEKHAYQPHHAQHEDKGGKVKSARKSESAATVSQIPVGKAGVQAVSASVQRAVTLSSTELPVSCEAREKILIKQVFGSGSAKKCIKVGGECYSSHPLDDVTQGSNSKTALTKHHHQGEPITKAERNDDECAVCKDGGELICCDGCPKAYHLVCLDPPLTTIPSGTWRCQSCRSSKVKRDRIPSVASTQSLARGQMTETSSTNSTIDFSFFSSLSSASLSGGTSSTSGQVSTYKCAGEVVGVREVCGFCLLAEGELTLCLQCLQKYHTHCHFSNGRSICTSCTRPWGHSADREAESRGSQQVAPTPRIQEQSSSLSESLLHKDDLDAIMGEGSIDGILQWAFNNIPRPLSDTQGCFQ, encoded by the exons ATGTCCAGAGTTGAGGCCTTTGGGGATTTCGACGCCCGGTCCAAGCTAAAGGAATTCCGCACTGACATTTCCATGGCGATTGATGATCCTTTCCCACTACTCTATGGGTTGCTGGACAACGACATCATAAGCGACCAGCTTCTGAAG gacacccTGGAGAGGGAGGCACGAGAGGGGATCCACAAGGCCATGTACTCTCTGCTCTCCTGGCTCTTGGATCAGAGTCGGACCGCCATCCAGGCCTTCTGGACAAACGCAGCTAAGAGCTACAACCGGGACCGGTATCCCAGACTGCAGGCCCTTCTGACCAAGATACAGCCAT GTAGGGAAGTGGTTGGCTCCAAGCAGGGGAAGAGGTCCCCTGGGGGGCCTCGGGGGTCCCAAAGCAGGAAGAGAAGCCTGGGGGAGAAACACGCCTATCAGCCCCATCACGCTCAGCACGAAGACAAAG GTGGTAAAGTCAAGTCAGCGAGGAAGAGTGAGAGTGCTGCGACGGTCTCTCAGATACCCGTGGGAAAGG CAGGGGTCCAGGCAGTGTCCGCCTCGGTACAAAGGGCAGTAACTCTGTCATCCACTGAGCTGCCTGTCAGCTGTGAGGCCAGAGAGAAGATCCTCATTAAGCAAGTGTTTGGATCTG GAAGTGCCAAGAAGTGCATTAAAGTGGGTGGAGAGTGTTATTCATCCCATCCACTGGATGACGTGACCCAAGGATCCAACTCAAAGACGGCTTTGACTAAACACCACCACCAGGGGGAGCCCATCACCAAG gccGAGCGTAATGATGATGAATGTGCGGTGTGCAAGGATGGAGGTGAGCTCATCTGTTGTGATGGCTGCCCTAAGGCCTACCACCTGGTCTGCCTGGACCCCCCCCTGACCACAATACCAAG TGGCACTTGGCGATGTCAGTCATGCCGTAGCAGCAAGGTAAAACGGGATAGAATCCCGTCCGTGGCGTCTACCCAG TCCTTGGCTCGGGGCCAGATGACAGAGACTAGTTCTACTAACTCCACCATAGatttctccttcttctcctcgtTGTCATCCGCCTCCCTCTCCGGCGGCACCTCCTCCACGAGCGGCCAGGTCTCCACATACAAG TGTGCAGGTGAAGTGGTTGGGGTGAGGGAAGTGTGTGGTTTTTGCCTCCTCGCTGAAGGAGAATTGACCCTCTGTCTCCAGTGTCTCCAAAAGTACCACACCCACTGCCACTTCTCAAA TGGGAGGTCCATCTGCACCTCCTGCACCAGGCCCTGGGGCCATTCAGCAGACCGAGAAGCTGAATCCAGGGGTTCACAGCag GTTGCTCCGACTCCACGCATTCAGGAGCAGAGCTCCTCTCTTTCTGAATCCCTCCTCCATAAGGATGACCTGGACGCCATCATGGGAGAG GGCTCCATTGATGGAATCCTGCAGTGGGCTTTCAACAACATCCCCAGGCCCCTCTCTGACACCCAGGGCTGCTTccagtga